One region of Triticum aestivum cultivar Chinese Spring chromosome 6B, IWGSC CS RefSeq v2.1, whole genome shotgun sequence genomic DNA includes:
- the LOC123138667 gene encoding protein FAR1-RELATED SEQUENCE 5-like, whose translation MLDLNELPPDLNELPHDMDQQQPSIQQGNCTKNGRSVYYTQASRDGNPTGHDNVAGQSSARGAPVVVSLQSESHTLDDTGTEANVPGPTRTELEAGAFDRVVQVEEGEDEAGSQPMEPYVGMRFDSLQIAKDHYNSYALRMGFSIKMNTSRRTPRTNELIKQQFCCNKFKKPKADDGGAEAPPYLDPIPDPTSVNNDEEMEEEPPIFAEEDAGTSKKKKKRKRETIKQTECKAKMLVKLIDGRWEVTHFVRDHNHPLVNKPSLSKYLRSHQGISPDEKEFLRILYNCNLTTGRMMHVMAEFYGSEMMVPFGPKAITDLCTSFRRDDTKEGDLIETIAHFKDIQKTDPDFFYKVKYDEEDRVVNIFWVDSLARKAYVEAYHDCISFDTTYMTNLYNMPFAPFIGINRHGQSFMLGCAFVRQELASSFDWVFRAFLEAMDGKPPDNFITDQDGAMRQSIQSIFPTTVHRCCRWHIMKKAQEKVGWLLCRNPGLSDDFNKCVDFSFTIDEFEQNWAGLMIKYEAMAHTHFEKLYEYRSTWVPCYFKHRFFPFLQSTQRSEGFNAVLKRYVNPHNSMLNFVKQYEKIQNHILAKEGCNDYWTQHLEIELWSNFPLEKQAYKTYTRDLYRKFREEFELIGRYNAFQVGADVFELRPNQEFVAKYGSRNYLVQARVEERSYLCECCKMDKDGILCCHILKVFTHVGVDVIPQRYLLRRWTPTAVPSAPGTGYEKPDEMPPQSNKQIRERNMIYDFRKLAKFASGSDPAQAIVYKHMRAARTEIGHLNKSKKRKKPTAATGPSDDGNPRGPPPPPGSNQGAHHLEHTA comes from the exons atgcTTGATCTCAATGAGTTGCCTCCAGATCTCAATGAGCTTCCTCATGATATGGATCAGCAGCAACCCAGCATACAACAAGGAAACTGCACAAAAAATGGTCGATCTGTTTACTACACGCAGGCAAGTCGTGATGGTAACCCTACGGGCCATGACAATGTGGCAGGCCAATCATCAGCCCGTGGTGCCCCTGTAGTGGTGTCTTTGCAGTCAGAGAGTCATACTCTTGATGACACAGGAACCGAGGCAAATGTTCCTGGTCCAACCAGGACTGAGCTAGAAGCTGGGGCTTTTGACAGAGTTGTGCAAGtagaagaaggagaggatgaggctggttctcaacctatggaaccctatgttggcatgaggtttgacagccttcaaattgctaaggatcaCTACAACAGTTATGCACTACGGATGGGTTTCTCTATCAAGATGAACACCTCTAGACGGACACCCCGCACCAATGAATTGATAAAACAACAGTTTTGCTGCAACAAgttcaagaagcccaaagctgatgaTGGAGGAGCTGAGGCTCCTCCTTACCTGGACCCTATTCCAGATCCAACATCTGTTAAcaatgatgaggagatggaagaagaACCTCCAATATTTGCTGAAGAGGATGCTGGTactagtaagaagaagaagaagcgcaaaCGTGAGACAATAAAGCAGACTGAATGCAAGGCGAAAATGTTGGTGAAGCTGATAGATGGGCGATGGGAGGTGACGCACTTTGTTCGTGACCACAATCATCCGCTCGTGAACAAACCTTCATTGTCCAAatacttgagatcccaccaaggcatctcacCTGATGAAAAGGAGTTTCTGCGCATCTTGTATAACTGCAACTTGACTACAG GACGAATGATGCATGTAATGGCAGAGTTCTATGGATCTGAGATGATGGTGCCATTCGGACCAAAGGCAATAACAGATCTTTGTACAAGTTTCCGTagagatgacacaaaggagggtGATCTGATTGAGACAATTGCGCACTTCAAGGATATACAAAAAACCGATCCAGACTTCTTCTATAAGGTGAAATATGATGAAGAGGACAGAGTTGTCAACATATTTTGGGTGGACAGCTTAGCTCGAAAAGCTTATGTGGAGGCGTACCACGATTGCATATCGTTTGACACCACGTACATGACCAACTTGTACAATATGCCGTTCGCGCCCTTCATAGGAATAAACCGACATGGCCAATCTTTCATGCTGGGTTGCGCGTTTGTGAGGCAGGAGTTGGCATCGAGCTTTGATTGGGTCTTTAGAGCATTCCTAGAGGCTATGGATGGCAAACCTCCTGACAACTTCATCACCGATCAGGATGGTGCGATGAGGCAGTCAATACAGagcatctttccaaccaccgtgcaCCGTTGTTGTCGATGGCACATCATGAAAAAGGCTCAGGAAAAGGTTGGTTGGTTGCTGTGCCGGAATCCAGGACTCTCTGATGATTTCAACAAGTGtgttgacttcagcttcactatagACGAGTTTGAGCAGAATTGGGCTGGGTTGATGATCAAGTATGAGGCTATGGCACACACGCACTTTGAGAAGTTGTACGAATACAGGTCAACTTGGGTGCCGTGCTACTTCAAACACAGGTTCTTTCCCTTCCTCCAGTCTACACAGCGTAGTGAGGGgttcaacgccgtcctcaaaagatatgtgaacccacacaactcaatgttgaacttcgtcaagcaatatgaaaaaatacagaaccacatccttgccaaggaaggctgcaATGATTACTGGACACAACACCTTGAGATTGAGTTGTGGTCCAACTTCCCACTAGAGAAGCAAGCTTACAAAACCTATACTAGAGACCTTTACCGCAAGTTTAGAGAAGAGTTTGAGCTGATTGGACGTTATAATGCATTCCAAGTTGGTGCTGATGTGTTTGAGCTCAGACCGAACCAGGAATTTGTTGCGAAATATGGTTCTCGAAACTACTTGGTGCAGGCAAGGGTGGAGGAGCGTTCCTATTTGTGTGAGTGTTGTAAAATGGACAAGGACGGCATCCTCTGTTGCCACATCCTCAAGGTGTTCACCCATGTTGGCGTTGATGTCATACCGCAAAGGTACCTGCTAAGACGGTGGACACCTACTGCTGTACCTAGTGCGCCAGGGACTGGTTATGAGAAACCGGATGAAATGCCTCCTCAATCAAATAAGCAGATAAGGGAGAGGAACATGATATACGATTTTCGGAAACTAGCAAAGTTTGCGAGTGGTTCTGATCCAGCACAAGCTATTGTATACAAGCATATGCGTGCAGCACGTACCGAGATCGGCCACCTGAACAAGTCCAAGAAAAGGAAAAAACCGACTGCTGCAACGGGGCCATCAGAtgatggcaaccctcgaggacctcctccacctccaggcagCAATCAGGGGGCTCATCATCTag AACATACTGCCTAG